The genomic segment TCGCTAACGACGCTATCCGTGACTGGATTTTCCCTGAATTTGACAAAGCTAAGAAAAACAACACAATCGACTTCGAGCCAAGCCCCTACGACGTAGCATTAATCGGTGACTACAACATCGGTGGTGATGCTTGGGCAAGCCGGATGTTATTAGAAGAAATGGGCTTGCGTGTTGTTGCTCAGTGGTCTGGTGACGGTACACTCAACGAGTTGATTCAAGGCCCTGCTGCTAAATTAGTTCTGATCCACTGCTACCGTTCTATGAACTACATCTGCCGTAGTTTGGAAGAACAATACGGTATGCCTTGGATGGAATTCAACTTCTTCGGCCCCACCAAGATTGCTGCATCTTTACGCGAAATTGCAGCTAAATTTGACTCTAAGATTCAAGAAAACGCTGAGAAAGTCATCGCTAAGTACACACCAGTGATGAATTCGGTACTTGAAAAGTATCGTCCTCGCTTGGAAGGTAACACCGTAATGTTGTACGTAGGTGGTCTACGTCCTCGCCACGTTGTTCCCGCTTTTGAAGATTTGGGTATCAAAGTTGTCGGTACAGGCTACGAATTCGCTCACAACGACGACTACAAACGTACCACCCACTATATCGATAACGCTACCATCATTTACGATGACGTTACCGCCTACGAATTCGAGGAATTCGTTAAAGCTAAGAAGCCTGATTTAATCGCTTCCGGTATTAAAGAGAAGTACGCCTTCCAAAAGATGGGTCTTCCCTTCCGTCAAATGCACTCTTGGGATTACTCCGGCCCTTATCACGGTTATGACGGATTCGCTATCTTCGCTCGTGATATGGACTTAGCTCTCAACAGCCCAACTTGGAGCTTGATTGGCGCTCCTTGGAAGAAAGCTGCTACTAAAGCTAAGGCTGCTGCTTAATTCATTCCCAAGAATCAAACGGATAGCCTGGGGTTTGTCGCCCCAGGAACCTAGGGAAGAATGGTGAATGCTGAATGCTGGATGAAGACTTTTATTCATTATTCATGATTCATCACTCGTGACTCCCCAGGGGAGGAGCGAAGTCCCCAGGCTCTCCCAAAACTTCAATTACTACACCAACCAGCAAGCGTAGAGAGATAGACAAATGCCACAGAATCCTGAAAGAATTGTAGACCACGTTGATCTATTCAAACAGCCAGAATACACCGAGCTATTTGAAAACAAGAGAAAGAACTTTGAAGGCGCACATCCTCCTGAAGAAGTTGAAAGAGTTTCTGAATGGACAAAATCTTGGGACTACCGGGAAAAGAACTTCGCTCGTGAAGCTTTAACCGTTAACCCCGCTAAAGGTTGTCAACCTGTAGGCGCAATGTTCGCGGCTTTAGGTTTTGAAGGTACTCTTCCCTTCGTTCAAGGTTCTCAAGGTTGTGTGGCTTACTTCCGTACACACCTCAGCCGTCACTATAAAGAGCCTTGCTCCGCAGTTTCTTCTTCCATGACAGAAGACGCAGCAGTATTCGGTGGCTTGAACAACATGATTGAAGGTATGCAAGTTTCATACCAACTGTACAAGCCTAAGATGATTGCTGTTTGCACCACCTGTATGGCGGAAGTAATAGGTGACGATTTAGGGGCGTTCATCACCAACTCTAAGAATGCTGGTTCTATTCCTCAAGATTTCCCAGTACCTTTTGCTCACACTCCTAGCTTCGTAGGTTCCCACATCACTGGTTACGACAACATGATGAAGGGAATTCTGTTGAACCTGACAGAAGGCAAGAAAAAAGCTACCAGCAATGGCAAAATCAACATTATTCCTGGTTTTGATACATACGTTGGTAACAACCGCGAAGTTAAGCGGATGTTGAATGCAATGGGTGTTGACTACACCATTCTGTCTGACAGCAGCGACTACTTCGATTCACCCAACACTGGTGAATTCGATATGTACCCAGGTGGTACCAAGCTGGAAGATGCTGCTGATTCTATCAACGCTAAGGCAACAGTAGCTCTCCAAGCTTACACCACTCCCAAGACCCGCGAATACATTAAAACCCAGTGGAAGCAAGAAACACAAGTTCTGCGTCCCTTCGGTGTTAAGGGTACTGACGAGTTCTTGACTGCGATCGCTGAATTGACTGGTAAAGCGATTCCTGAAGAGTTGGAAATTGATCGCGGTCGTTTAGTTGATGCTATCACAGACTCCTACGCTTGGATTCATGGTAAGAAGTTCGCTATCTATGGCGATCCTGATTTGATCATCTCTATCACCAGCTTCTTGTTAGAAATGGGTGCAGAGCCTGTACACATCCTCTGCAACAACGGCGACGAAGTTTTCAAGAAAGAAATGGAAGCTATTCTCGCTGCTAGTCCCTTCGGTAAAGAAGCTACCGTTTGGATTCAAAAAGACTTGTGGCACTTACGCTCTTTGTTGTTCACTGAGCCTGTAGACTTCTTCATCGGTAACTCCTACGGTAAGTACCTGTGGCGCGATACCAAAATCCCAATGGTGCGGATTGGTTATCCTCTGTTCGATCGCCACCACTTACACCGCTATGCTACCCTTGGCTACCAAGGTGGTCTAAATATCCTCAACTGGGTTGTTAACACCCTGTTGGATGAAATGGATCGCAGCACCAACATCACTGGTAAGACCGATATCTCCTTCGACTTGATTCGCTAGAAATTGCTACAAGCTGGTTTGTTAAAAACAGCTAAGTAAGTCAAAAGGTAAAAGGCAAAGAAATTTACTCTTTTGCCTTTTGACTTTTTACCTTTTACTTTTTCAACCTACCTATCCCTTGATTCGTTTTCTCTATCATGGACAGCATCAATCACGCTCATTCTCACGTTAATTACCATCCACCTAACTATAAAAAGTCTCCTCTACTTAATCCTCTGCGTCGTTTTGTGGACGGAATTAATGTTAAAAATAATCGCTTCGCTCATCTCATCTGTCAGGTTATTCCCTGCTGTTGCCCTTTTGAGCGAAATATTAGTTTATTTGGACGGACTTATCATATTCCGGCTTTGTGTAAGCTAAATCCTCTCTATGATGAGTTTGTTGGGTTACGTTTTCGGGCTTTGTCTTACCTCGCTGATGAATGTGGTGAGGATGTGACAAGGTATATTTGCTAATTTACTTATTATCTGGAAGTTATAGCAATCCTTGTGAGTTGTGAACGGATTCTTTTTTGACGAACCGCCAAGTGCGCCAAGTACGCCAAGAGAGGAAAGAAAGAGTTTCACAATTAATTTAGGAGTATTTGGAGCAGAAAGCAAGTTTTTTGTTATTGGTAGTCAAGCATACTTTAAAGTTTCTTGTAAAAGTCGATGTTATAGAAATGAATTACTGATGCACATGGGGAATTGTGTGTCAGGTATAGTGAAGATTTTTGCAGGAAGTTTTTGTGACAGTAATCAGTTAACAGTTAACAGTAATCGGTAGACCTCTTGCATATATATTTTTTTGTCTCACGCAGAGGCGCAAAGACGCAAAGAGGTCTAGTGAATATATAAGTGATTATTGTTAACTGTTTTTTCTCAAGCAGAGAAGATGGGATTTTTATCGAACCACAGAGGAGCCAGTCGCGTGGTGAGGTAGCGCGGTCTTGGGGGTTTCCCCCATGAGCGACTGCCGAAAGGGTTTCCCGACTTGAGCGAACTGGCGTAGCGCGGAGAACACAGAGGAAGAGAGATGAACACCCAAAAGAAGGTTAATGAACTGCTGAATGAGTCGGGATGCGAACATAATCAGCAGAAGAAGGGCGAGAAGAAGAATAAGTCTTGTACACAACAAGCGCAACCTGGGGCGGCTCAAGGTGGCTGTGCTTTTGATGGGGCGATGATTGCTCTAGTTCCAATTACTGATGCGGCGCATTTGGTTCACGGCCCGATCGCCTGTGCTGGTAATTCTTGGGGTAGTCGTGGTAGTCTCTCTTCTGGGCCTGTACTTTATAAGACGGGTTTCACTACCGACATGACGGAAAATGATGTGATTTTCGGTGGTGAGAAGAAGCTTTACAAGGCAATTTTAGAAATTCATCAGCGTTACAATCCCAAGGCTGTGTTTGTCTACGCTACTTGTGTGACGGCTTTGATTGGCGATGATATCAATGCTGTTTGCAAGGCGGCGGCGGAAAAAATTGGGACTCCGGTTGTCCCGGTGATTGCGCCGGGATTTATTGGGAGTAAGAATTTGGGCAACCGTTTTGGCGGTGAAGCTTTATTAGATTATGTTGTCGGGACAGCAGAACCGGAGTTCACAACCCCCTATGATATAAACTTGATTGGCGAATACAATATCGCCGGGGAAATGTGGGGAGTCCTGCCTTTATTTGAAAAATTAGGCATCCGCGTACTATCTAAAATCACGGGTGATGCTCGTTATGAAGAAATTCGTTACGCTCACCGTGCCAAGTTGAACGTGATGATTTGTTCGCGGGCTTTGCTCAATATGGCGAGAAAGATGGAGGAGCAATATGGGATTCCCTACATTGAAGAGTCTTTTTATGGGATTGATGATATAAATCGTTGCTTGCGGAATGTGGCGGCGAAGTTGGGCGACCCTGATTTACAAGCGCGGACTGAACAGCTAATTGCTGATGAAACTGCGGCTTTGGATATCGCCTTGGCTCCCTATCGCGCCCGCCTCAAGGGTAAGCGTGTAGTTCTGTATACTGGCGGTGTGAAAAGTTGGTCTATTATCTCCGCCGCTAAGGACTTGGGGATAGAAGTTGTGGCTACTAGCACCCGCAAGAGTACGGAAGAAGATAAGGCAAAAATCAAACGCTTGCTCGGTACGGATGGCATCATGCTAGAAAAAGGCAATGCTCAGGAGTTGTTGCAATTGGTACGTGACTCCAACGCTGATATGTTAATTGCGGGTGGTCGTAACCAATACACAGCCCTGAAAGCGCGGATTCCTTTCCTTGACATCAACCAAGAACGCCATCATCCGTATGCTGGGTATATGGGAATGTTAGAGATGGCAAGGGAGTTATACGAAGCCCTCTACAGCCCGATTTGGAGTCAAATCCGTAAACCTGCGCCTTGGGATGAAGAAGCCGGGACTTTAAATAATTTTAGTTTGTCAGCAGAAGATATTTTCTCTGCTTCAATAGAAGAGGTATTTTAGATGGCGATCGTTACTGTTCCCGAAAAATCAGTTGCAGTTAATCCCCTCAAACAAAGCCAAGCTTTAGGTGCATCCCTCGCCTTTTTGGGATTAAAGGGAATGATACCTCTGTTTCACGGTTCTCAAGGGTGTACCGCCTTCGCCAAAGTTGTGCTTGTACGGCATTTTCGGGAAGCGATTCCCCTAGCCACTACAGCCATGACTGAAGTAACTACGATTTTGGGTGGCGAAGAGAATGTGGAACAGGCGCTTCTGACGTTGGTAGAAAAGGCCAAGCCAGAAATTATCGGTTTGTGTACCACTGGATTAACCGAAACCAGAGGCGATGATATTGAACGCTTCTTAAAGGATATCCGCGATCGCCATCGGGAATTAGACCACATCCCCGTTATCTTTGCACCAACACCAGATTTTAAAGGTGCATTACAAGATGGTTTTGCCACTGCTGTAGAAAGCATTGTTAAGGAAATTCCCCAAGCAGGCGGAATTAGAAGCGAACAAGTGACAATTTTGGCTGGTTCTGCTTTTACTCCCGGCGATTTACAAGAAATCAAAGAGATTGTCACCGCTTTTGGATTAGAACCTATCTTTGTACCTGACCTTGGCGCTTCTTTAGATGGTCATTTGGAAGATAACTATAGTGCGGTGACAGGTAGCGGTACAAGTGTCAAACAACTGCGTCAAGTAGGTTGTTCTGCTTTCACCATCGCTTTGGGTGAAAGTATGCGGGGTGCTGCCAAAATTCTCGATGAACGGTTCAACATTCCCTACGAAGTGTTTGGGGAATTGACTGGTTTAGAACCAGTAGATGAGTTTTTGCAAGCATTATCAATTTTAAGCAGCAACCCAGTCCCCGAAAAATACCGCCGCCAACGTCGCCAGTTGCAAGATGCAATGCTCGATACGCACTTTTATTTTGGTGCAAAACGGGTATCTCTAGCATTAGAGCCTGATTTACTTTGGGGAACAGTGCGCTTCTTGCAATCGATGGGATGTCAAATTCATGCGGCCGTCACCACAACGCGATCGCCTTTACTCGAAAAACTCCCCATCAAGAGCGTTACTATCGGCGATTTAGAAGACTTTGAAGAACTAGCAGTAGGTTCTGACCTAGTGATTGGTAATTCTAACCTGGCTGCGATCGCTAAACGTCTGTCGATTCCTCTTTATCGTTTAGGTTTGCCCATCTACGACCGTTTAGGAAATGGTCTATTCACAAAAGTTGGTTATCGCGGCACGATGGAGCTTTTGTTTGGCATTGGCAACCTCTTTTTAGAAGCTGAAGAAGAGCGCGTTAAACACTTTTTCAATGATTAGTAATTGGGGAATTGGGAGTAGGGAATTGGGAGTAGAAATTTACTACTCCCCACTCCCCACTCCCCACTCCCTACACAAGTAGGAGAACAGAATGAAAATTGCCTTTACAACCAGTGACCACATTCATGTCAATGCTCACTTTGGCTGGGCGAGAGAAATTGATGTCTACGAAATCGATGGCGAAGGATATCAATTTTTACACACTCTCAACTTTGAGGGTGAGCTAAAAGAAGATGGTAACGAAGATAAAATTACACCCAAACTTGATGCACTGGTTGACTGTGCAATTGTTTATGTAACAGCAATTGGTGGAACTGCTGCTGCTAAGTTAATCAAGAAAGGTGTCACCCCAGTTAAAGCCCGCACTGAAGAAGAAAAAATTGAAGAGTTATTGACTAAATTAGTCCAAACTCTTAAAGGTAATCCTCCACCTTGGTTGCGGAAAGCTCTCCAACCCAAAACCAAAAGTTTTACAGATGAACTTGAAAATGAAGCAACTGTATGACCGCAGATAATACTGTTAACGGCACTACTAGTCTCGCAGCCTTAAACTCTCCCTTCATTAAGGCTTTAGTTCTCCAAATTCGTGGGCAAGATAGTTACGGATTCTACCGTAATTGGTCAGATGAATTAATCCTCAAAGCATTCGTCGTCCCCAAAAAAAAGAAACGCGAAATCCCCATTGAAGGCGAAGTCGATGCCGCAACTCAAGCCCGGATATTAGTTTTTTACCGTGCTGTTGCTGCCAGAATTGAACAAGAAACCAATCTAATTTCTCAGGTTGTAATTAATATCAATCATGAGGGCTTCGGCTGGGCTTTAGTATTTTCTGGTCGGCTTTTGCTAACAGTAAAAACTCTCAGAGATGCTCATCGTTTCGGCTTTGAATCTCTCGAAAAGTTAGCAGAAGAAGGCGAAACTTTTGTCCAAAAAGGATTGGATTTAGTTAATCGCTTCCCAGAAGTAGGCAAGATTTAAACGTTAGTCATTAGTCATTAGTTATTCGTTATTTAAACCCCTCTCCAAACCTCTCCCCCCCAGGGAGAGAGGCTTTGAAAACGCAGAATATTTTTGCCCTTCTCCGCGTCGGAGAGGGGTTGGGGAGAGGTTTATCAAACTCATGTTTATTTACAAATGACAAAGGACAAATGACAAATGACCATCGAGGAATTGAAAACTCAAATTAAACGCCTCAACAGCAAAGCAGGTCAAATGAAAATGGATCTGCATGATTTAGCAGAAGGTTTGCCAACAGATTACAAACAACTTATGGATGTTGCAGCCGCAACTTATGAAATATATCGGCAACTGGATGAGCTAAAGCAGCAGCTAACAGCATTGGAGGGTAAATGAGTAAAACTATTGAAGAATTCAAAAAATTAAGTGATGCCGAAGAATTTTTGAAATTCTTTGAATTACCTTACGACCAAAAAGTTGTAAATGTAAATCGTCTCCATATATTGAAAAAGTTCTCGCAATATATCCAAGAAATTGACGAACAAGCTGCTGATTTAACTGCTGAAGAAAAACTGAATCAATATTGCTTGGCTTTACAACAGGCTTACGAGATATTTCTCGAATCAACACCCCAAGAACAAAAGGTGTTCAAAGTCTTTAAAGACAAGCCCAAAAATGTAATTACGCTGACAGAACTCTCTTCTGATTAGGAGGTAAATAGTGATCAACCTAACTCCTACCGAGTTAGAACGTTATAGTCGCCAAATGATGCTTCCGAATTTTGGCGAAGCGGCTCAGAAGCGCCTGAAGTCAGCGACAGTATTGGTTACAGGTGTGGGGGGATTAGGTGGTACAGCCGCGCTTTACTTAGCAGTAGCAGGCGTTGGCAAACTAATTCTCGTCCGGGGTGGTGATTTACGCCTTGATGATATGAATCGTCAGATTCTCATGACTGATGATTGGGTTGGTAAGCCAAGGGTATTTAAGGCTAAAGAAACCTTACAAGCCATCAATCCTGATATTGAAATCGAAGCGGTTCATGATTATGTTACTGCTGAAAATGTAGATTCTTTGGTACAGTCCGCAGATATGGCACTGGACTGCGCTCATAATTTTACAGAACGCGATTTGTTGAATGCAGCTTGTGTGCGCTGGCGCAAACCAATGGTAGAAGCTGCAATGGATGGGATGGAAGCTTACCTGACAACAATTATTCCCGGTGTCACGCCTTGTTTATCTTGTCTGTTTCCCGAAAAACCTGAGTGGGATCGGCGTGGTTTCTCCGTGCTAGGTGCCGTTTCTGGGACATTGGCTTGTTTGACAGCACTGGAAGCAGTCAAGCTGATTACTGGGTTTAGTCAGCCTTTATTGTCACAATTGCTGACAATAGACTTCAACCGGATGGAATTTGCCAAGCGTCGTTC from the Aulosira sp. FACHB-615 genome contains:
- the nifD gene encoding nitrogenase molybdenum-iron protein alpha chain, which codes for MTPPENKNLVDENKELIKEVLQAYPEKARKKREKHLNVHEESKSDCGVKSNIKSIPGVMTARGCAYAGSKGVVWGPIKDMIHISHGPVGCGYWSWSGRRNYYVGVTGINSFGTMHFTSDFQERDIVFGGDKKLTKIIEELEVLFPLSRGISIQSECPIGLIGDDIEAVAKKASKQIGKPVVPLRCEGFRGVSQSLGHHIANDAIRDWIFPEFDKAKKNNTIDFEPSPYDVALIGDYNIGGDAWASRMLLEEMGLRVVAQWSGDGTLNELIQGPAAKLVLIHCYRSMNYICRSLEEQYGMPWMEFNFFGPTKIAASLREIAAKFDSKIQENAEKVIAKYTPVMNSVLEKYRPRLEGNTVMLYVGGLRPRHVVPAFEDLGIKVVGTGYEFAHNDDYKRTTHYIDNATIIYDDVTAYEFEEFVKAKKPDLIASGIKEKYAFQKMGLPFRQMHSWDYSGPYHGYDGFAIFARDMDLALNSPTWSLIGAPWKKAATKAKAAA
- the nifK gene encoding nitrogenase molybdenum-iron protein subunit beta, coding for MPQNPERIVDHVDLFKQPEYTELFENKRKNFEGAHPPEEVERVSEWTKSWDYREKNFAREALTVNPAKGCQPVGAMFAALGFEGTLPFVQGSQGCVAYFRTHLSRHYKEPCSAVSSSMTEDAAVFGGLNNMIEGMQVSYQLYKPKMIAVCTTCMAEVIGDDLGAFITNSKNAGSIPQDFPVPFAHTPSFVGSHITGYDNMMKGILLNLTEGKKKATSNGKINIIPGFDTYVGNNREVKRMLNAMGVDYTILSDSSDYFDSPNTGEFDMYPGGTKLEDAADSINAKATVALQAYTTPKTREYIKTQWKQETQVLRPFGVKGTDEFLTAIAELTGKAIPEELEIDRGRLVDAITDSYAWIHGKKFAIYGDPDLIISITSFLLEMGAEPVHILCNNGDEVFKKEMEAILAASPFGKEATVWIQKDLWHLRSLLFTEPVDFFIGNSYGKYLWRDTKIPMVRIGYPLFDRHHLHRYATLGYQGGLNILNWVVNTLLDEMDRSTNITGKTDISFDLIR
- a CDS encoding Mo-dependent nitrogenase C-terminal domain-containing protein, encoding MDSINHAHSHVNYHPPNYKKSPLLNPLRRFVDGINVKNNRFAHLICQVIPCCCPFERNISLFGRTYHIPALCKLNPLYDEFVGLRFRALSYLADECGEDVTRYIC
- the nifE gene encoding nitrogenase iron-molybdenum cofactor biosynthesis protein NifE, producing MNTQKKVNELLNESGCEHNQQKKGEKKNKSCTQQAQPGAAQGGCAFDGAMIALVPITDAAHLVHGPIACAGNSWGSRGSLSSGPVLYKTGFTTDMTENDVIFGGEKKLYKAILEIHQRYNPKAVFVYATCVTALIGDDINAVCKAAAEKIGTPVVPVIAPGFIGSKNLGNRFGGEALLDYVVGTAEPEFTTPYDINLIGEYNIAGEMWGVLPLFEKLGIRVLSKITGDARYEEIRYAHRAKLNVMICSRALLNMARKMEEQYGIPYIEESFYGIDDINRCLRNVAAKLGDPDLQARTEQLIADETAALDIALAPYRARLKGKRVVLYTGGVKSWSIISAAKDLGIEVVATSTRKSTEEDKAKIKRLLGTDGIMLEKGNAQELLQLVRDSNADMLIAGGRNQYTALKARIPFLDINQERHHPYAGYMGMLEMARELYEALYSPIWSQIRKPAPWDEEAGTLNNFSLSAEDIFSASIEEVF
- the nifN gene encoding nitrogenase iron-molybdenum cofactor biosynthesis protein NifN, with the translated sequence MAIVTVPEKSVAVNPLKQSQALGASLAFLGLKGMIPLFHGSQGCTAFAKVVLVRHFREAIPLATTAMTEVTTILGGEENVEQALLTLVEKAKPEIIGLCTTGLTETRGDDIERFLKDIRDRHRELDHIPVIFAPTPDFKGALQDGFATAVESIVKEIPQAGGIRSEQVTILAGSAFTPGDLQEIKEIVTAFGLEPIFVPDLGASLDGHLEDNYSAVTGSGTSVKQLRQVGCSAFTIALGESMRGAAKILDERFNIPYEVFGELTGLEPVDEFLQALSILSSNPVPEKYRRQRRQLQDAMLDTHFYFGAKRVSLALEPDLLWGTVRFLQSMGCQIHAAVTTTRSPLLEKLPIKSVTIGDLEDFEELAVGSDLVIGNSNLAAIAKRLSIPLYRLGLPIYDRLGNGLFTKVGYRGTMELLFGIGNLFLEAEEERVKHFFND
- the nifX gene encoding nitrogen fixation protein NifX, whose amino-acid sequence is MKIAFTTSDHIHVNAHFGWAREIDVYEIDGEGYQFLHTLNFEGELKEDGNEDKITPKLDALVDCAIVYVTAIGGTAAAKLIKKGVTPVKARTEEEKIEELLTKLVQTLKGNPPPWLRKALQPKTKSFTDELENEATV
- a CDS encoding NifX-associated nitrogen fixation protein encodes the protein MTADNTVNGTTSLAALNSPFIKALVLQIRGQDSYGFYRNWSDELILKAFVVPKKKKREIPIEGEVDAATQARILVFYRAVAARIEQETNLISQVVININHEGFGWALVFSGRLLLTVKTLRDAHRFGFESLEKLAEEGETFVQKGLDLVNRFPEVGKI
- a CDS encoding CCE_0567 family metalloprotein → MTIEELKTQIKRLNSKAGQMKMDLHDLAEGLPTDYKQLMDVAAATYEIYRQLDELKQQLTALEGK
- the nifW gene encoding nitrogenase-stabilizing/protective protein NifW encodes the protein MSKTIEEFKKLSDAEEFLKFFELPYDQKVVNVNRLHILKKFSQYIQEIDEQAADLTAEEKLNQYCLALQQAYEIFLESTPQEQKVFKVFKDKPKNVITLTELSSD
- a CDS encoding ThiF family adenylyltransferase, giving the protein MINLTPTELERYSRQMMLPNFGEAAQKRLKSATVLVTGVGGLGGTAALYLAVAGVGKLILVRGGDLRLDDMNRQILMTDDWVGKPRVFKAKETLQAINPDIEIEAVHDYVTAENVDSLVQSADMALDCAHNFTERDLLNAACVRWRKPMVEAAMDGMEAYLTTIIPGVTPCLSCLFPEKPEWDRRGFSVLGAVSGTLACLTALEAVKLITGFSQPLLSQLLTIDFNRMEFAKRRSYRDRSCQVCGNNAPWRYSQSPSMETTSNFTT